In Halanaerobiales bacterium, the following are encoded in one genomic region:
- a CDS encoding alpha/beta hydrolase, which produces MMKVDFAEYNFKGKDGLDIYGSRYEIDKPKGVILALHGMAEHRKRYDEFANILNNAGYSFYIHDHRGHGETALENDMPLGHFADENGWEKVIGDVKNHRELIENRNDREIPVFLFGHSMGSFVSRDYINRNPDDFSGALLSGAALVKRTELFLLKFFIGLEKLFKGDKKNSTLVENLIFSSNNRSFKDTETPHDWLSRNSEITKKYYEDDRCGFSCTVKFYDDFYEGMKNTAYIENYKSISENFPIIFLSGEKDPVGGKDIIELAKKYKKAGLKNVEHKLYPQARHELINEYNKDDFFEDVINWLDKNIISFKRQEDEGSNEK; this is translated from the coding sequence ATGATGAAAGTTGATTTTGCTGAATATAATTTTAAAGGAAAAGATGGTTTAGATATTTATGGAAGCAGGTATGAAATTGATAAACCTAAAGGAGTTATTCTTGCTTTACATGGAATGGCTGAACATAGAAAAAGATATGATGAATTTGCTAATATTTTAAACAATGCCGGTTATTCCTTTTATATCCATGATCATCGTGGCCATGGAGAAACAGCACTTGAAAATGATATGCCTCTAGGTCATTTTGCTGATGAAAATGGCTGGGAAAAAGTTATAGGAGATGTAAAAAACCATCGAGAGTTAATAGAAAATAGAAATGATAGGGAAATTCCTGTTTTTCTTTTTGGACACAGTATGGGATCTTTTGTAAGTAGAGATTATATTAATCGTAATCCAGATGATTTTTCTGGAGCCTTATTATCCGGGGCAGCTCTGGTGAAAAGAACTGAACTATTTTTGTTAAAATTTTTTATTGGTTTAGAAAAGCTTTTCAAAGGAGATAAGAAAAATAGTACTCTAGTAGAAAATTTGATTTTTTCTTCTAATAATCGTTCTTTTAAAGATACAGAAACACCTCATGATTGGTTAAGTAGAAATAGTGAAATTACAAAAAAATATTATGAAGATGATCGCTGTGGTTTTAGCTGTACAGTTAAATTTTATGATGATTTTTATGAGGGAATGAAAAATACAGCTTATATTGAAAATTATAAATCTATCTCAGAAAATTTTCCGATTATTTTTCTCTCAGGTGAAAAAGATCCAGTTGGAGGAAAAGATATTATTGAATTAGCCAAAAAATATAAGAAGGCCGGTCTGAAAAATGTAGAACATAAATTATACCCTCAGGCAAGACATGAGTTAATTAATGAATATAATAAAGATGATTTTTTTGAAGATGTAATAAACTGGTTGGATAAAAATATAATTTCATTTAAGAGGCAGGAAGATGAGGGTAGTAATGAGAAGTAA
- a CDS encoding class I SAM-dependent methyltransferase produces MDNHIRLFNLIAPFYNLFFKMQTNNYRSLIEKNIDKIDISENARILDLGSGTGAFGYCWQEKGYEVKGVEASPNMYKRCLSNGIDCERIDITEGLPFADNSFEVVTAAYLAHGLTEEKRKILYKETSRVASNYVIYHDYHDNDYFLIKIIEFLEGGDYFNFIKKAPSEMKEYYGELKKIKNSPWNSWYIFKIN; encoded by the coding sequence ATGGATAATCATATAAGACTTTTTAATTTGATTGCTCCTTTTTATAATCTGTTTTTTAAAATGCAAACTAATAATTATAGGTCTTTAATTGAAAAAAATATAGATAAAATTGATATTTCGGAAAATGCTAGAATTTTGGATTTAGGATCAGGTACTGGAGCTTTTGGTTATTGCTGGCAGGAAAAAGGTTATGAAGTTAAAGGAGTAGAAGCTTCTCCAAATATGTATAAAAGATGCTTAAGTAATGGTATTGATTGTGAGAGAATAGATATTACTGAAGGATTACCTTTTGCCGATAATAGTTTTGAAGTAGTAACTGCAGCTTACCTGGCCCATGGTTTAACTGAAGAGAAAAGAAAGATTTTATATAAGGAAACTAGTAGAGTTGCATCAAATTATGTCATCTATCATGATTATCATGATAATGATTATTTTTTAATAAAAATTATTGAATTTTTAGAAGGTGGAGATTATTTCAATTTTATTAAAAAGGCACCTTCTGAAATGAAAGAATATTATGGTGAATTAAAGAAAATAAAAAATAGTCCCTGGAATAGCTGGTATATTTTTAAAATTAATTAA
- a CDS encoding mechanosensitive ion channel domain-containing protein, with translation MVDLNEIEKIFNDIIIWVQNNVFSIDNLIDGVLLLLIYLIAIYIYKKSFPRINKLVKKIKFITVQQKNKLINIILKPLIYMFLVWIYVLIVEITGFSHFFSSIAANLLTAWVFIKLITTFLPDKFYVKILSYVIWAVAVLKILNIYERTISILESLAFKSGNLEISVLLVIKGFIMFIIFFWLARKINEFSTKRIEKSDELTPSIKVLIKKLTKFGFYTIAFLITLSSIGVNLSTFAFLGGAIGVGLGFGLQKIVSNFISGIIILLDKSIKPGDVVEINDIYGRVKNLDTRFVSVVTPASKEYLVPNENFITNQVINWSYSDDRVRIDVPVGVAYDSDLNRVHDLLLEAVADKKRIINNPQPNCILKEFGDSTVNFELRFWIKDPQRGLANIRSEVLFDVWNLLHENDITIAFPQQDLHFKTISDEMMEKFKMAFNAENN, from the coding sequence ATGGTTGATTTAAATGAAATTGAAAAAATTTTTAATGACATAATAATCTGGGTACAAAACAATGTATTCTCTATTGATAATTTAATTGACGGGGTTCTTTTGCTCCTGATATATTTAATAGCTATTTATATATATAAAAAATCATTTCCTAGAATAAATAAACTTGTTAAAAAGATAAAATTTATTACAGTTCAACAAAAAAATAAATTAATAAATATAATTTTAAAACCATTAATTTATATGTTTTTAGTCTGGATTTATGTTTTAATTGTAGAAATAACTGGATTTAGCCATTTCTTTAGCAGTATAGCTGCAAATTTGCTTACAGCCTGGGTTTTTATTAAACTAATAACAACCTTTTTACCGGATAAATTTTATGTTAAAATATTGTCTTATGTTATTTGGGCAGTGGCAGTTCTTAAAATTTTAAATATTTATGAAAGAACTATTAGTATTCTTGAAAGCCTGGCTTTTAAAAGTGGGAACCTGGAAATTTCCGTATTATTAGTTATTAAAGGTTTTATTATGTTTATCATATTTTTCTGGCTTGCCAGAAAAATTAATGAATTTTCCACAAAAAGAATTGAAAAATCAGATGAATTGACACCTTCTATTAAAGTTTTGATTAAAAAACTAACTAAGTTTGGTTTTTATACTATTGCTTTTTTAATAACATTAAGTAGTATTGGTGTTAACTTAAGTACTTTTGCTTTCCTTGGTGGTGCTATTGGTGTTGGGCTTGGTTTTGGTTTGCAAAAGATTGTCTCTAATTTTATTAGTGGAATTATTATTTTACTTGATAAATCAATTAAACCTGGCGATGTTGTAGAAATTAATGATATTTACGGAAGAGTTAAAAATCTTGATACTCGTTTTGTCTCTGTTGTTACTCCTGCCAGCAAAGAATACCTTGTTCCAAATGAAAATTTTATAACAAATCAGGTAATTAACTGGTCATATAGTGATGATCGAGTAAGAATAGATGTACCGGTAGGAGTTGCTTATGATAGTGACCTTAACCGAGTTCATGATTTATTATTAGAGGCGGTTGCAGATAAGAAGAGAATAATAAATAATCCACAGCCTAATTGTATTCTAAAAGAATTTGGAGATAGTACTGTTAATTTTGAATTAAGATTTTGGATTAAAGATCCTCAAAGAGGTTTGGCCAATATTAGAAGTGAAGTTTTATTTGATGTCTGGAATCTGTTACATGAAAATGATATTACTATTGCATTTCCTCAACAGGATCTTCATTTTAAAACAATTTCTGATGAAATGATGGAAAAATTCAAAATGGCTTTTAATGCCGAAAATAATTAG
- a CDS encoding bacteriohemerythrin — protein MIWKESYKIGVEEVDKQHKELFKRLNNFIKTVRGDEDDKETKRKKVAETLEFMGDYVDEHFSDEEKLQKKYDYPDYEKHHEIHEKFKAEVREFAEEFSENEYDEEFAMEFSGRLLTWLINHVADTDQKIGEHINKVKEERGEK, from the coding sequence ATGATTTGGAAAGAAAGTTATAAGATAGGTGTTGAAGAAGTTGATAAACAGCATAAAGAACTTTTTAAGAGATTAAATAATTTTATTAAAACTGTTCGTGGTGATGAGGATGACAAAGAAACCAAAAGAAAAAAGGTAGCAGAAACTCTTGAATTTATGGGAGATTATGTTGATGAACATTTTTCAGATGAAGAAAAATTACAGAAAAAATACGATTATCCTGATTATGAAAAACATCATGAAATTCATGAAAAATTCAAAGCAGAAGTCAGGGAATTTGCAGAAGAATTTAGTGAAAATGAGTATGATGAAGAATTTGCCATGGAATTTAGTGGCCGTTTACTTACCTGGTTAATCAACCATGTTGCTGATACAGATCAGAAAATAGGAGAACATATAAATAAGGTAAAAGAAGAAAGAGGTGAAAAATAG
- a CDS encoding chemotaxis protein CheX has protein sequence MDVNYLNPILDATNNVFETMMQLEPKRGDIELRDEVITNNQANVIIGLTGDIEGSIVYSFSKEIALNIVNEMAGMEIDEIDKFVTSAIGEMANIISGKAATGLAEKDYECDIAPPQTVLGEDTKISTGTENILSVKLETKMGDFQVNFSMVKN, from the coding sequence ATGGATGTAAATTATTTAAACCCAATTTTAGATGCAACTAATAATGTTTTTGAAACTATGATGCAGCTTGAACCTAAAAGAGGAGATATAGAATTAAGAGATGAGGTTATAACAAATAATCAGGCCAATGTTATTATTGGATTGACAGGTGATATAGAAGGTTCTATTGTCTATAGTTTTTCTAAAGAAATTGCTTTAAATATTGTTAATGAAATGGCCGGGATGGAGATAGATGAAATTGATAAATTTGTAACTTCTGCTATTGGAGAAATGGCCAATATTATTAGCGGTAAGGCAGCTACAGGATTGGCTGAAAAGGATTATGAATGTGATATTGCTCCACCACAGACTGTTTTAGGTGAAGATACAAAAATTTCAACAGGTACTGAAAATATACTTAGTGTAAAACTTGAGACTAAAATGGGAGATTTTCAGGTCAATTTTTCTATGGTAAAAAATTAA
- a CDS encoding LytTR family transcriptional regulator DNA-binding domain-containing protein produces the protein MLLDLKDIDLSNNEEKIINNFNLEIEGGNLYPLVYSREEKELSYIFRYLLKLRGDYKGLDLKDIAFFPDKGGYYPDLTGIEHFDIFEKIYTEFSRDKARELVYEFKIPLERKLKELPDFQRRIIVISAILATKQKILFLEEPLTNLPGSEASLLQYIFAEELKDDRAILLTLSKDKIERYNFNEYYLLNKNGVKLRDKKEKSTNKKDNDEEKIKKIPVWDEEKAFLVDHQDIKWISTYKGKSTLHTADNEYNVNLLLRELEERLDFPPFFRCHRSYIINLNYIEEVVTWFNGTYNLKIAEEEIPVSRSNVKELEEILGI, from the coding sequence ATGTTATTGGATTTAAAGGATATTGATTTATCTAATAATGAAGAAAAAATTATAAATAACTTCAATTTGGAAATTGAAGGTGGTAATTTATATCCTCTGGTTTATTCTCGTGAGGAAAAAGAACTCAGTTATATCTTTAGATATCTCTTAAAATTACGCGGGGATTATAAAGGATTGGATTTAAAAGATATTGCTTTTTTTCCTGATAAAGGAGGATATTATCCTGATCTGACTGGTATTGAGCATTTTGATATTTTTGAGAAAATATATACTGAGTTTTCAAGAGATAAGGCCAGAGAATTAGTATATGAATTTAAGATACCTTTAGAAAGAAAACTAAAAGAGCTTCCTGATTTTCAAAGAAGAATCATTGTTATATCAGCCATTCTTGCTACTAAACAGAAAATTTTATTTTTAGAAGAACCTTTAACTAATCTACCAGGAAGTGAAGCATCGCTTTTACAATATATTTTTGCAGAAGAATTAAAAGATGATAGAGCTATTTTGTTAACTTTAAGTAAAGATAAAATTGAGAGATATAATTTTAATGAATATTATCTTTTAAATAAGAATGGAGTTAAACTTAGAGATAAAAAAGAAAAATCTACAAATAAGAAAGATAATGATGAAGAAAAAATCAAAAAAATTCCAGTCTGGGATGAAGAAAAAGCTTTTTTAGTAGATCACCAGGATATTAAATGGATTTCAACTTACAAGGGTAAATCTACTCTTCATACTGCAGATAATGAATATAATGTTAATCTTTTGCTGAGGGAACTTGAAGAAAGGCTTGATTTTCCACCATTTTTTCGCTGCCATCGAAGTTATATAATTAATCTAAATTATATTGAAGAAGTAGTGACCTGGTTTAATGGAACATATAATCTTAAAATAGCTGAAGAAGAAATACCAGTTAGCAGATCAAATGTAAAAGAATTAGAGGAAATATTAGGAATATAG
- a CDS encoding ABC transporter ATP-binding protein: protein MEKSAGKRKDKNKFNNKDEIIIDFENITKNYGKKRVINDFNLQVKKGEVLALLGKNGAGKTTLFKILLNIVKADEGKIEIMGESNKKSKIRENISFLGEDYRLYSYLNAEEIIELASKFYKKYDKEWALNKLEEFDIPLNKKIEKFSKGMKQTVRLIQALANKGEIIILDEPSAGLDVKMQNEIITLIQDINNKGKTVLFSSHNLLEVKKLAERVAFMKKGEIVAVKDKSFIAREENKIIFVPQKKINENELVIDGITGIEKDGSKYIIYYEKNEKEIVKHLTQYPYFKLEYGESDLEEFFLKITGGDDNSN from the coding sequence ATGGAAAAATCAGCAGGAAAAAGAAAAGATAAAAACAAATTTAATAATAAGGATGAAATAATAATTGATTTTGAAAATATAACTAAAAATTATGGCAAAAAAAGAGTGATCAATGATTTTAATCTTCAGGTGAAAAAAGGAGAGGTGCTGGCTCTTTTGGGAAAAAATGGCGCTGGAAAAACTACATTATTTAAAATATTATTAAATATTGTAAAAGCAGATGAAGGAAAAATAGAAATAATGGGAGAAAGTAATAAGAAAAGCAAAATAAGAGAAAATATAAGTTTTTTAGGTGAAGATTATAGACTTTACTCATATCTGAATGCTGAGGAGATAATTGAACTGGCTTCTAAATTTTATAAAAAATATGATAAAGAGTGGGCATTAAATAAATTAGAAGAATTTGATATTCCCCTTAATAAAAAAATCGAAAAATTTTCAAAAGGAATGAAACAGACTGTTAGGTTGATTCAGGCTCTGGCAAATAAAGGAGAAATAATAATTCTTGATGAGCCATCTGCAGGTCTTGATGTAAAAATGCAAAATGAAATAATTACTCTAATTCAGGATATTAATAATAAAGGTAAAACAGTTTTATTTTCCTCACATAATTTATTGGAAGTAAAAAAGCTGGCTGAAAGAGTAGCTTTTATGAAAAAAGGTGAAATAGTTGCAGTTAAAGATAAATCATTTATAGCCAGGGAAGAAAATAAGATTATTTTTGTTCCCCAAAAGAAAATTAATGAAAATGAACTTGTTATAGATGGAATTACAGGAATAGAAAAAGATGGCAGCAAATATATAATTTATTATGAAAAAAATGAGAAAGAAATAGTAAAACATCTAACCCAATATCCATATTTTAAATTAGAATATGGAGAATCTGATCTGGAAGAATTTTTCTTGAAAATTACAGGAGGTGATGACAATTCTAATTAA
- a CDS encoding ABC transporter permease subunit has protein sequence MTILIKKELKSAKWKYVIFFALLIIMAITIIIQYPFVKNLLEQGILEGMPQWMVKGASQQTDFNVYLSSNWFDKNLLQLSVIFSILLGMSVIATEVEDHTIEFLLTRPFSRERIFFEKTGIQLATGLIIMILTTFVLGIISLFQGYEVDLIRLLIGIIPLFAKFFIIYSLALLVSLFFDDQVKAGISTGVILFLLWGINFIWDLAFVNIFSYAPVTPFYLHGIFPWSAILKLYLLAFVLYSLSLYKFKNKDF, from the coding sequence ATGACAATTCTAATTAAAAAAGAACTTAAATCAGCAAAATGGAAATATGTTATATTTTTTGCTTTATTAATAATTATGGCTATTACGATTATTATTCAATATCCTTTTGTAAAAAATCTTTTAGAACAGGGTATACTTGAAGGAATGCCCCAGTGGATGGTAAAAGGGGCAAGCCAGCAAACTGATTTTAATGTTTATCTTTCTTCTAATTGGTTTGATAAAAATTTACTGCAATTATCAGTTATTTTTAGTATTTTACTTGGAATGTCAGTAATAGCTACAGAAGTTGAAGACCATACTATTGAGTTTTTATTAACAAGACCATTTAGTAGGGAAAGAATATTTTTTGAAAAAACAGGAATTCAACTTGCTACTGGTTTAATAATAATGATTTTAACAACTTTTGTTTTAGGAATTATTTCTTTGTTTCAGGGTTATGAAGTAGATTTGATTCGCCTTTTAATTGGGATAATTCCCTTATTTGCCAAGTTTTTTATTATTTATAGTTTAGCACTTTTAGTTTCATTGTTTTTTGATGACCAGGTTAAAGCGGGAATTTCCACAGGAGTTATTTTATTTCTACTCTGGGGGATTAATTTTATTTGGGATTTAGCATTTGTAAATATTTTTTCTTATGCACCAGTAACCCCTTTTTATTTGCATGGAATATTTCCCTGGTCAGCTATTTTGAAATTATATTTATTAGCATTTGTTTTATATAGTCTTTCACTTTATAAATTTAAAAATAAGGATTTTTAA
- a CDS encoding heavy metal-binding domain-containing protein, with protein sequence MLLATTDIKSDYEVLGMVRGSEMKAVNLGKDIFAFFRKLIGGDVKEYSELLIDARDSAIAEMEEEAERMGADGVIGVRFATSTISSGAAEIVAYGTAVKF encoded by the coding sequence ATGTTATTAGCCACAACAGATATAAAAAGTGATTATGAAGTTTTAGGAATGGTTAGAGGTAGTGAAATGAAAGCTGTAAATTTAGGCAAAGATATTTTTGCTTTTTTCAGAAAGTTGATTGGTGGTGATGTCAAAGAGTATTCTGAACTTTTAATTGATGCTCGTGATTCTGCTATTGCAGAAATGGAAGAAGAAGCTGAGAGAATGGGAGCAGATGGGGTTATAGGAGTTCGTTTTGCTACTTCGACAATTAGTAGTGGAGCAGCAGAAATTGTAGCTTATGGAACTGCAGTTAAATTTTAA